Proteins encoded by one window of Mus musculus strain C57BL/6J chromosome 10, GRCm38.p6 C57BL/6J:
- the Frs2 gene encoding fibroblast growth factor receptor substrate 2, which translates to MGSCCSCPDKDTVPDNHRNKFKVINVDDDGNELGSGVMELTDTELILYTRKRDSVKWHYLCLRRYGYDSNLFSFESGRRCQTGQGIFAFKCARAEELFNMLQEIMQNNSINVVEEPVVERSSHQTELEVPRTPRTPTTPGLGAQNLPNGYPRYPSFGDASSHPSSRHPSVGSARLPSVGEESTHPLLVAEEQVHTYVNTTGVQEERKNRASVHVPPEARVSNAESNTPKEEPSNPEDRDPQVLLKPEGVRFVLGPTPVQKQLMEKEKLEQLGKDPVSGSGAGNTEWDTGYDSDERRDVPPVNKLVYENINGLSIPSASGVRRGRLTSTSTSDTQNINNSAQRRPALLNYENLPSLPPVWEARKLSRDEDDNLGPKTPSLNGYHNNLDPMHNYVNTENVTVPASAHKIDYSKRRDCTPTVFNFDIRRPSLEHRQLNYIQVDLEGGSDSDNPQTPKTPTTPLPQTPTRRTELYAVIDIERTAAMSNLQKALPRDDGTSRKTRHNSTDLPM; encoded by the exons ATGGGTAGCTGTTGTAGCTGTCCAGATAAAGACACTGTCCCAGATAACCATCGGAACAAGTTTAAG GTCATTAATGTGGATGATGATGGGAATGAGCTAGGCTCTGGTGTGATGGAACTCACAGACACAGAGCTGATTCTGTACACCCGGAAACGGGACTCGGTAAAATGGCACTACCTCTGCCTACGACGATACGGCTATGACTCAaatctgttttcttttgaaagtGGTCGAAGGTGTCAGACTGGACAAG GAATTTTTGCTTTTAAGTGTGCCCGTGCAGAAGAATTATTTAACATGTTGCAAGAGATTATGCAAAATAATAGTATAAATGTGGTGGAAGAGCCGGTTGTAGAAAGGAGTAGTCATCAGACAGAGCTGGAAGTCCCTAGGACACCTCGGACACCTACAA ctccagggctcGGTGCTCAGAACTTACCTAATGGGTATCCCCGCTACCCCTCGTTTGGAGACGCTTCATCCCACCCCTCAAGCCGGCATCCTTCGGTGGGAAGTGCTCGCTTACCTTCAGTCGGTGAAGAGTCCACACACCCTTTGCTCGTGGCTGAGGAACAA GTACATACTTATGTTAACACTACAGGTGTGCAAGAGGAGCGAAAAAACCGTGCAAGTGTGCATGTTCCCCCAGAGGCAAGGGTTTCTAATGCTGAGAGCAACACACCAAAAGAAGAGCCGAGTAACCCCGAGGACAGGGACCCGCAAGTGCTTCTTAAGCCTGAAGGAGTCAGGTTTGTGCTAGGACCAACCCCTGTCCAGAAGCAGTTAATGGAAAAGGAGAAACTGGAGCAACTGGGAAAAGACCCAGTCAGTGGGAGTGGAGCGGGCAACACGGAGTGGGACACCGGCTATGACAGTGACGAGCGCAGAGATGTGCCCCCTGTCAACAAACTGGTGTATGAAAATATAAACGGGCTATCTATTCCCAGTGCCTCAGGGGTCAGGAGAGGTCGTCTGACATCTACCAGCACCTCAGACACCCAGAATATCAACAACTCAGCGCAGAGAAGACCTGCACTATTAAACTATGAAAATTTACCATCTTTGCCTCCTGTTTGGGAAGCCCGCAAGCTCAGTAGGGATGAAGATGACAATTTAGGACCAAAGACCCCATCTCTAAATGGCTACCATAATAATCTAGATCCAATGCATAACTATGTTAATACAGAGAATGTAACAGTGCCGGCAAGTGCTCACAAAATAGACTATTCGAAGCGCAGGGATTGTACACCGACAGTCTTTAACTTTGATATCAGGCGACCCAGTTTAGAACATAGGCAACTCAATTATATACAGGTGGATTTGGAAGGGGGCAGTGACTCTGACAACCCTCAGACTCCAAAAACGCCGACCACTCCCCTCCCGCAAACCCCCACGCGGCGCACAGAGCTGTACGCTGTGATAGACATTGAGAGAACTGCTGCTATGTCCAACTTGCAGAAAGCGCTGCCTCGAGACGACGGTACATCTCGGAAGACGAGGCACAATAGTACTGACCTGCCCATGTGA